One part of the uncultured Bacteroides sp. genome encodes these proteins:
- a CDS encoding efflux RND transporter permease subunit: MSRRKINIVELAMRHRQIVILIASLLVMFGVYSLMVMPKQEFPVFTIRQGLVIGVYPGATSAEVEEQLAKPLEKFIFTYKEVKKKKTYSTSKDGMVIVNVELNDDVKNKDEFWSKFKHGLEGFKMQLPSGVLALMANDDFGDTSAILITLESEDKTYRELEKYLEELQNRLRRIDAVSNLRSYGLQKEQISIYIEQEKLAAYGISSTTLAANLFTQGFTTMSGSVDNKNFVAPIHVSETYKTERDVAEQIIYSDPTGHVIRLKDVARVVREYPDPDSYIKNNGKKCILLSMEMRSGNNIVQFGKDVNKVLESYQKELPKSVSMYRIADQSKVVGDSVFNFLKELMIAIGAVIIVIMALLPMRVASVAASTIPISIFISLGLFYAFGIELNTVTLAALIVTLGMIVDNSIVIIDSYLEHLDEGMSRWHASIMSAMKLFKSIFSATLAISITFFPFLITTNGMYNDFLKVFPWSISIILGISLVVAMLMVPYMQYFFITKGLKHAEGDKKKKKNLLDLMQEKYEVLLNKCFKHPWITLSAGVITVVAGCLLFSTLPQRLMPIAERNQFAVEFYLPKGTAIEQTASVVNQLESIMKKDKRIVSITSFVGEGSPRFHTSYAPNMPGSNYAQYIVNTVSPEATVELLDELTDKYSNYFPNTYIRFKQLDYSDARSPIEVRLSGDSLKDLNKAGEKVLLTLRNMEGLSLVRPNFEEQTPGAMIHINNDEANRLGISKSLVAANMAMRFGSGIPLTTLWDGDYPMQVKLKAERKTDPNFEDLGNEYVQSIVPGVSVPLRQIANITPDWTEGQIVRRNGVRTLSINADVKRGVNTTTMTAKVEKRLENISLPKGVTLSMGGQKESDGEALPQIIGALLIAVVIIFFILLFHFRKINLALLIFSSMSLTVFGAAIGVLIMKQDVSMTGILGIVSLMGILVRNGIIMLDYAEELRHKHNLPVYDAALEAGKRRMRPIFLTSAAASMGVIPMIISNSPLWGPMGTVICFGTLISMVLVVTVLPVAYWIIFRGNNKGIVSPE; this comes from the coding sequence ATGAGCAGAAGAAAAATAAATATAGTAGAATTGGCCATGAGGCACCGACAAATCGTGATTCTGATTGCGTCGTTGCTCGTGATGTTCGGGGTTTATTCGCTTATGGTGATGCCCAAACAGGAATTCCCCGTTTTCACTATCCGTCAGGGATTGGTTATCGGTGTTTATCCGGGTGCCACATCGGCTGAGGTTGAAGAACAACTGGCCAAGCCTTTGGAGAAATTCATCTTCACTTATAAAGAGGTAAAGAAGAAAAAGACTTATTCCACTTCTAAAGACGGGATGGTTATCGTTAATGTAGAGTTGAATGATGATGTGAAAAATAAAGATGAGTTCTGGTCTAAATTCAAACACGGATTGGAAGGATTCAAAATGCAATTGCCATCCGGAGTTCTTGCTTTGATGGCTAATGATGACTTTGGTGATACATCGGCAATACTCATTACTTTAGAGTCTGAGGATAAGACTTACCGTGAACTGGAGAAGTATCTGGAAGAGTTGCAGAACAGATTGCGCCGTATTGACGCAGTATCTAATCTTCGCAGTTATGGTTTGCAGAAAGAACAAATCAGCATCTATATAGAACAGGAAAAACTGGCTGCTTACGGCATCAGCTCTACTACCCTAGCTGCCAATCTTTTCACTCAGGGCTTTACAACCATGAGTGGATCAGTTGACAATAAGAATTTCGTGGCGCCTATTCATGTTTCGGAAACTTATAAAACAGAAAGAGATGTAGCTGAACAGATTATTTATTCAGATCCTACCGGACATGTGATTCGATTGAAGGACGTGGCTCGTGTGGTTCGCGAATATCCGGATCCTGATTCATACATTAAGAATAACGGAAAGAAATGTATCCTACTCTCAATGGAAATGCGCTCCGGGAATAACATTGTGCAGTTTGGGAAAGATGTAAACAAAGTATTAGAGTCATATCAGAAGGAATTACCTAAGAGTGTAAGCATGTATCGGATAGCCGACCAATCGAAAGTGGTTGGAGATTCTGTATTCAATTTCCTTAAGGAATTGATGATTGCCATTGGAGCTGTTATCATTGTTATTATGGCCCTACTCCCTATGCGCGTTGCTTCTGTTGCAGCGTCCACCATTCCGATATCCATATTTATATCATTGGGATTGTTTTATGCATTCGGAATTGAGCTAAATACAGTAACTCTTGCAGCATTGATCGTTACGCTGGGAATGATTGTAGATAATTCGATTGTTATAATTGATAGCTATCTGGAACATCTGGATGAAGGAATGTCTCGTTGGCATGCTTCCATTATGAGTGCCATGAAACTGTTCAAGTCTATCTTCTCTGCAACATTGGCTATCAGTATCACATTCTTCCCATTCCTTATTACCACAAACGGAATGTACAATGACTTCCTCAAGGTGTTCCCGTGGTCTATTAGTATTATCCTAGGCATATCTTTAGTTGTAGCCATGCTAATGGTTCCTTATATGCAATATTTCTTTATTACTAAAGGATTAAAGCATGCAGAAGGGGATAAGAAAAAGAAGAAGAATCTGCTAGACCTTATGCAGGAAAAGTATGAAGTACTGCTCAATAAATGTTTCAAGCACCCTTGGATTACATTAAGTGCAGGAGTGATAACCGTAGTTGCGGGATGTTTATTGTTCAGCACATTGCCACAACGACTGATGCCTATAGCCGAACGTAATCAGTTTGCCGTGGAATTCTATTTGCCTAAGGGAACAGCCATAGAGCAAACAGCCTCTGTGGTTAATCAACTTGAAAGCATTATGAAGAAAGATAAGCGGATAGTCTCTATTACCTCATTTGTTGGTGAAGGGTCTCCTCGTTTTCACACTTCATATGCACCCAATATGCCTGGCAGTAATTATGCACAGTATATTGTAAACACAGTTTCGCCGGAAGCAACCGTGGAATTGCTAGACGAACTGACTGATAAATATTCTAATTATTTTCCAAACACCTATATCCGTTTCAAACAGCTTGATTATTCGGACGCACGCTCACCTATTGAAGTAAGACTTAGCGGAGATAGCTTGAAAGACTTGAATAAAGCCGGAGAAAAGGTTCTACTTACACTAAGAAATATGGAGGGTTTGTCTTTGGTAAGACCAAACTTTGAGGAACAAACTCCGGGTGCTATGATACATATTAATAATGATGAAGCTAATCGTCTTGGAATTAGCAAATCTCTGGTAGCAGCAAATATGGCTATGCGCTTCGGCTCGGGCATTCCACTTACCACCTTGTGGGACGGAGATTATCCTATGCAGGTTAAGCTCAAAGCCGAAAGGAAAACAGATCCTAACTTCGAAGACCTGGGCAATGAATATGTGCAGTCAATCGTTCCGGGAGTTTCCGTACCTCTTCGCCAAATAGCTAACATAACTCCCGACTGGACCGAAGGACAGATTGTCCGCAGAAATGGAGTGAGAACTCTATCCATTAATGCGGATGTTAAAAGAGGTGTAAACACAACCACAATGACTGCCAAAGTTGAAAAGAGACTTGAAAATATTTCTCTTCCGAAAGGAGTCACTTTAAGCATGGGAGGTCAGAAAGAATCAGACGGGGAAGCTCTTCCACAAATTATAGGAGCTTTGCTTATCGCCGTTGTGATTATTTTCTTCATCTTATTGTTCCATTTCAGAAAGATAAACCTGGCTCTGCTGATTTTTAGTTCAATGTCATTAACAGTCTTCGGTGCAGCAATAGGAGTACTTATCATGAAACAAGATGTCAGTATGACAGGTATCCTTGGTATTGTGAGTCTGATGGGTATTCTCGTAAGAAACGGAATTATCATGCTAGATTATGCAGAAGAACTGAGGCACAAACACAATCTTCCTGTATATGATGCAGCTCTTGAGGCAGGAAAAAGACGTATGCGCCCTATCTTCCTGACATCTGCTGCAGCATCAATGGGTGTAATCCCTATGATTATAAGCAACAGTCCGCTATGGGGACCAATGGGAACAGTTATCTGCTTCGGAACACTTATATCAATGGTATTAGTTGTAACGGTATTACCTGTTGCATACTGGATTATTTTCAGAGGCAATAATAAAGGAATCGTTTCGCCCGAGTAA
- a CDS encoding TolC family protein, giving the protein MKKRNIALLSLFLLSGLSISAQEVLTLEQCKKLALENNVKIKNAQLEQNASNETKKEAFTNYFPTVSAIGAGFNANKGMAAVDIMGMSMSMMKNGVVGGVTATQPVFVGGRIVNGNKLAKLGTEVSGYQMKLSEDEVSVTAEQYYWQIVSLQEKMKTIEMVEKMLNNLHKDVTAAYNAGTTTKNDVLKVELKQNEIASSKLKLENGLALSKLALCQYMGIASKDFVMDTTEFKSLVSPLEYKVNHDEALRNRTEYKLLDKNVEANRLQTKMKIGEYMPSAAVGAGYMYHDLMDKGRSFGMVYATVAVPISGWWGGSHAIKKQKLNEKMAENTKQNSSELLMIQMQQLWNDLEESYKQVKLAEKSVQSSTENLRLNNDFYKAGTVALKDLLDAETLMQQSRDQKTEASVDYLVRKTKYLQATGR; this is encoded by the coding sequence ATGAAAAAGAGAAATATAGCACTCTTAAGTCTTTTCCTTTTAAGCGGATTAAGTATCTCCGCTCAGGAGGTTCTTACGCTGGAACAATGTAAGAAACTGGCTTTGGAGAACAACGTAAAAATCAAAAATGCCCAATTGGAACAGAATGCTTCCAATGAAACAAAGAAAGAGGCATTTACAAACTACTTCCCTACCGTAAGTGCCATTGGCGCCGGATTCAATGCCAATAAGGGAATGGCTGCCGTTGATATTATGGGCATGAGCATGTCGATGATGAAAAACGGAGTTGTAGGTGGGGTAACTGCTACACAGCCCGTCTTTGTTGGTGGAAGAATCGTGAATGGGAACAAGCTGGCTAAGCTTGGCACAGAAGTCAGCGGGTACCAGATGAAACTTTCCGAAGATGAAGTTTCGGTTACTGCCGAACAGTATTACTGGCAAATTGTTTCCCTACAGGAAAAAATGAAAACCATTGAGATGGTAGAAAAGATGCTCAACAATCTTCATAAGGATGTTACAGCAGCTTATAATGCCGGAACCACCACTAAAAACGATGTTCTGAAGGTTGAATTGAAACAGAATGAAATTGCCAGCAGTAAACTGAAACTGGAAAACGGTCTTGCACTGTCAAAACTTGCTCTTTGCCAATATATGGGCATTGCATCGAAAGATTTCGTAATGGATACTACCGAGTTCAAGTCACTTGTTTCTCCATTGGAATATAAAGTAAACCACGACGAGGCATTGCGTAATCGCACAGAGTACAAGTTACTGGATAAGAATGTGGAAGCCAATCGCCTTCAGACAAAAATGAAAATTGGAGAATATATGCCGTCAGCAGCTGTGGGTGCGGGATATATGTATCACGACTTAATGGATAAAGGGCGCAGTTTTGGTATGGTCTATGCAACAGTAGCCGTCCCTATATCCGGATGGTGGGGCGGTTCTCATGCCATTAAAAAGCAAAAGCTGAACGAAAAGATGGCAGAGAATACAAAGCAAAACTCAAGCGAGTTGCTGATGATACAGATGCAGCAGCTGTGGAACGATTTGGAAGAGTCATACAAACAGGTGAAACTCGCAGAAAAATCGGTTCAATCGTCCACAGAAAACCTAAGGTTAAACAATGACTTCTACAAAGCCGGAACAGTTGCCCTGAAAGACTTGCTGGATGCAGAGACTCTTATGCAGCAAAGCCGCGATCAGAAAACTGAAGCAAGCGTTGATTATTTAGTCAGGAAAACCAAGTATCTGCAGGCAACCGGCAGATAA
- a CDS encoding efflux RND transporter periplasmic adaptor subunit, which produces MKKREQVYALALLFLVVSCKGKKEEATADEAIPVKVETVSTTTATGEHNYVGTVEENTGSSLSFSVMGTVEKVLVTEGQSVSKGQLLAVLNKATLMNTYNAAHSSLKQAQDAYKRLTQLHESGSLPEIKYVEIQTQLQQAEAAESIAKKNLNDCNLYAPFSGVIAKKSIDPGMNVVPGIESLKLVTIDKVNVKVSVPENEIARVKKGATAQVDVAALDHKSFEGKIDEKGVIANPLSHTYEVKVKLNNPHRELMPGMVCEVYISSPDQQKGGILVPNSAIQILDSGERFVWLTKNGKATRRIVGTGALTNQGVVVTSGLSSGDQVIIEGNQKVSEGMKITVK; this is translated from the coding sequence ATGAAAAAAAGAGAACAAGTATACGCATTGGCGTTGCTATTTTTGGTTGTTAGTTGTAAGGGTAAAAAGGAAGAAGCTACGGCTGACGAAGCTATTCCGGTAAAGGTGGAAACAGTATCTACAACCACCGCTACAGGAGAGCATAACTATGTGGGAACAGTTGAGGAAAACACAGGTTCGTCTCTTAGTTTTTCAGTAATGGGTACAGTAGAAAAGGTATTGGTGACTGAAGGACAAAGCGTATCTAAAGGACAATTGCTTGCTGTTCTTAATAAAGCTACATTGATGAATACCTATAATGCGGCTCATTCTTCATTAAAACAAGCTCAGGATGCATACAAGCGTCTGACTCAACTGCATGAAAGTGGTAGTTTGCCGGAAATTAAGTACGTAGAGATTCAGACTCAGTTGCAACAAGCAGAGGCAGCAGAAAGTATTGCAAAAAAGAATCTGAACGATTGCAATTTGTACGCTCCTTTTAGCGGAGTGATTGCAAAGAAATCTATTGATCCGGGTATGAACGTTGTTCCGGGAATAGAATCGCTCAAACTGGTTACCATAGATAAGGTAAACGTAAAGGTTTCTGTTCCGGAAAACGAGATTGCACGTGTAAAGAAGGGAGCAACAGCTCAGGTAGATGTTGCTGCGCTGGATCATAAATCATTTGAAGGCAAGATTGATGAAAAAGGAGTAATAGCCAACCCTCTTTCACATACATACGAAGTTAAAGTAAAACTCAATAATCCTCATCGAGAGCTGATGCCTGGAATGGTATGCGAGGTATATATTTCATCGCCCGACCAGCAGAAAGGTGGCATTCTTGTTCCAAACAGCGCCATTCAGATTCTTGATTCAGGCGAACGATTTGTTTGGTTGACAAAGAATGGCAAAGCCACAAGAAGAATCGTAGGAACCGGTGCACTGACTAACCAGGGAGTTGTAGTTACCAGTGGATTGTCGTCCGGCGATCAGGTTATTATTGAAGGAAATCAGAAAGTAAGTGAAGGAATGAAAATTACAGTAAAATGA
- a CDS encoding beta-N-acetylglucosaminidase, translated as MTCGFLLNSGLNAQEIMLQPRPQVMKISGKSLTLPEHVQLIGADNADTDAVNILKDLFAGRMAKKGFKVIIGEKGDKAVKKYARLVPQKPEAYYLSIDDKKLVLVGSDERGTFYGMQTVSQLLKEGNLPQINITDYPDVRYRGVVEGFYGKPWSYEDRVSQLKFYGANKLNTYIYGPKNDPFHSSPNWRKPYPQEEAERMAELVKLAKSNKVDFVWAIHPGQDIRWNDEDRELLLQKFSQMYDLGIRSFAVFFDDISGEGTDPLKQAELLNYIDDQFVKVKKDVTPLVMCPTEYNKSWANLEKGYLRTLGEKLNPSIQIMWTGDRVVADIHRDGMDWINSQIKRPAYIWWNFPVTDYVRDHLLMGPVYGNDTDIAQTMSGFVTNPMEHAEASKVAIYGVADYTWNMKKYDPNAAWQGSLKAIMPTNYEALRVFASHNSDLGANGHKYRREESVIIKPVTERFLSAFQSEGTYPKDDFTTLEREFKSIVAASDVLLRSKDNDLLIKDINPWIKQFGLLGQTGAAVMDMLRDLEAADKESFKLDYSRVKELKEQMFELDATNNINPWQPGVKVGSLVLVPFVNNLYAQATERYNKQFDENLAVVYDYCPHTLLSNISQVKSLPLQLKEKTVSLSPSNEVIKADKDAFITIQLLKATKLRSIEFNAGKADLLQWGELQFTTDGDNWQALACEQDGELLKATMGKESVKAVRFLNKSGVPQEFYLRKFALGL; from the coding sequence ATGACTTGTGGATTTCTGCTCAATTCGGGATTGAATGCACAGGAAATAATGTTGCAACCTCGTCCGCAAGTGATGAAAATCTCTGGTAAGTCTTTAACTTTGCCTGAGCATGTGCAATTAATAGGAGCAGACAATGCTGATACCGATGCAGTTAATATTCTGAAGGATCTATTTGCAGGAAGAATGGCCAAAAAAGGTTTTAAGGTTATTATCGGTGAAAAAGGTGATAAGGCAGTGAAGAAATATGCACGCTTGGTTCCTCAGAAACCGGAAGCTTATTACTTGAGCATTGATGATAAAAAACTTGTTTTGGTTGGCTCGGATGAGCGCGGTACTTTCTATGGTATGCAGACAGTATCCCAGCTTCTCAAAGAAGGAAATCTTCCTCAGATTAATATCACAGACTATCCGGATGTTCGTTACCGCGGAGTTGTTGAAGGGTTTTATGGCAAACCTTGGAGCTATGAAGACCGTGTAAGTCAACTGAAGTTTTACGGAGCTAATAAATTAAATACATATATCTACGGCCCCAAGAATGATCCTTTTCATAGTTCACCAAACTGGAGAAAGCCTTATCCGCAGGAAGAGGCTGAACGGATGGCAGAACTTGTAAAGTTGGCAAAGAGTAACAAGGTGGACTTTGTCTGGGCCATTCATCCGGGACAGGATATTCGTTGGAATGATGAAGACCGCGAATTGCTTTTACAGAAGTTTAGTCAGATGTATGATCTGGGCATACGTTCTTTTGCAGTGTTTTTTGATGATATTTCGGGCGAAGGAACAGACCCGCTGAAGCAGGCTGAATTGCTTAATTATATCGACGATCAGTTCGTGAAGGTTAAGAAGGACGTAACTCCATTGGTGATGTGTCCTACTGAATATAATAAGAGTTGGGCTAATCTGGAGAAAGGCTATCTTAGAACTTTAGGCGAGAAGCTGAATCCTTCTATTCAGATAATGTGGACCGGCGATCGTGTGGTGGCAGATATTCATCGTGATGGTATGGACTGGATTAACTCTCAGATTAAAAGACCGGCATATATATGGTGGAATTTCCCAGTTACGGATTATGTAAGAGATCATTTACTGATGGGACCGGTTTATGGTAACGATACAGATATTGCTCAAACAATGTCGGGCTTTGTTACAAACCCAATGGAGCATGCCGAAGCCTCGAAAGTTGCTATTTATGGGGTGGCAGATTATACATGGAACATGAAGAAATATGATCCTAATGCTGCATGGCAAGGTTCGCTTAAGGCAATTATGCCAACCAATTACGAAGCTTTGCGTGTATTTGCATCGCACAATTCAGATCTTGGAGCTAACGGTCATAAATACCGTCGGGAGGAATCTGTAATAATCAAACCCGTAACTGAACGATTCCTGAGTGCTTTTCAATCTGAAGGAACATATCCGAAAGATGATTTCACTACGCTGGAACGTGAATTTAAAAGCATTGTTGCAGCATCCGATGTTCTTTTGAGAAGTAAGGACAATGACCTCTTGATTAAAGACATAAATCCCTGGATAAAACAATTCGGATTGCTAGGACAAACCGGAGCTGCTGTAATGGATATGCTTCGCGATCTGGAAGCAGCTGATAAAGAGAGCTTCAAACTCGACTATTCTCGTGTAAAGGAACTGAAAGAACAGATGTTCGAGCTTGATGCCACCAATAATATTAATCCATGGCAACCAGGGGTGAAGGTTGGATCACTTGTACTGGTACCGTTTGTGAATAATCTATATGCTCAGGCAACAGAACGTTATAACAAACAATTTGACGAGAATCTTGCAGTAGTCTATGATTATTGCCCTCATACTTTGCTAAGCAATATTTCTCAGGTGAAATCTTTGCCTTTGCAATTGAAGGAAAAAACAGTGAGTCTATCTCCTTCAAATGAAGTAATCAAAGCAGATAAAGATGCATTTATAACTATTCAACTATTGAAAGCAACGAAGCTTCGTTCGATAGAATTTAATGCAGGAAAAGCTGATCTCTTGCAATGGGGAGAGCTTCAGTTTACTACTGATGGTGACAACTGGCAAGCTCTTGCTTGTGAACAGGATGGCGAACTGCTCAAGGCAACTATGGGCAAAGAGTCAGTAAAAGCCGTTCGTTTCCTGAATAAGAGCGGCGTGCCTCAGGAATTCTATTTGAGAAAATTTGCGTTAGGACTATAA
- the fucO gene encoding lactaldehyde reductase — translation MNRIILNETSYFGAGCRSVIAVEAARRGFKKAFFVTDKDLIKFGVAAEITKVLESANIPYQLYSDVKANPTIANVQNGVAAFKESGADFIIALGGGSSIDTAKGIGIVVNNPEFADIKSLEGVADTKNKAVPTFALPTTAGTAAEVTINYVIIDEDAKKKMVCVDPNDIPSVAIVDPELMYSMPKGLTAATGMDALTHAIESYITPGAWAMSDMFEIKAIEMIAQNLKAAVDNGKDTVAREAMSQAQYIAGMGFSNVGLGIVHSMAHPLGAFYDTPHGVANALLLPYVMEYNAESPAAPKYKDIAKAMGVNVEGMTCEEGVKAAIDAVNALSISINIPQKLNEIGVKEEDIPTLAVAAFNDVCTGGNPRTTSIEDIEKIYRKAF, via the coding sequence ATGAATAGAATTATTTTAAATGAAACTTCTTACTTCGGAGCCGGTTGCCGAAGTGTAATTGCTGTTGAGGCTGCACGTCGTGGTTTTAAAAAAGCTTTTTTTGTAACTGACAAAGATCTTATCAAGTTTGGTGTTGCCGCCGAAATTACAAAAGTACTTGAAAGCGCTAATATTCCTTATCAACTTTACAGTGATGTAAAAGCAAATCCAACTATTGCTAATGTGCAAAATGGTGTTGCTGCTTTCAAAGAATCGGGTGCCGATTTTATTATTGCTCTTGGTGGTGGCTCTTCTATTGATACAGCTAAGGGTATTGGTATTGTAGTTAACAATCCGGAATTTGCTGACATTAAGTCTTTGGAAGGTGTTGCTGATACAAAGAATAAAGCTGTTCCTACTTTTGCATTGCCTACAACTGCAGGAACTGCTGCTGAGGTAACCATCAATTATGTGATTATTGATGAGGATGCAAAAAAGAAAATGGTGTGTGTAGATCCTAACGATATCCCTTCTGTTGCTATCGTTGACCCGGAACTGATGTATTCTATGCCTAAAGGTTTGACTGCTGCAACAGGTATGGACGCTTTGACTCACGCAATTGAAAGTTATATTACTCCAGGTGCATGGGCTATGAGCGATATGTTCGAAATCAAAGCAATTGAAATGATTGCTCAGAACTTGAAAGCTGCTGTTGATAATGGTAAGGATACTGTTGCTCGCGAAGCTATGTCTCAGGCACAATACATTGCAGGTATGGGATTCTCAAATGTAGGTTTGGGTATTGTTCACTCAATGGCTCACCCTCTAGGTGCTTTCTATGATACTCCTCACGGTGTTGCTAATGCATTGTTATTGCCTTACGTAATGGAATACAACGCAGAATCTCCAGCTGCTCCAAAATACAAAGATATTGCTAAGGCAATGGGTGTAAATGTAGAAGGTATGACTTGCGAAGAAGGTGTGAAGGCAGCTATTGATGCAGTAAATGCTTTGTCTATCAGCATCAATATTCCTCAGAAACTTAATGAAATAGGAGTGAAGGAAGAAGATATTCCTACTCTTGCTGTTGCTGCATTCAATGATGTTTGTACAGGAGGAAACCCACGTACAACTTCAATCGAAGATATTGAAAAGATCTATCGTAAGGCTTTCTAA
- a CDS encoding helix-turn-helix domain-containing protein has product MEQFENKEIQRWDLTTLERFPEADYIENDFAIFNNVNNVPIFDYPTRIDLTVLAITLSGHARVGLNLKDYNLKKNDMIILTYDQIVQLHENSDDFTGLFFALSRSFTDEIVVALERIVPIFLYIKDHPCTELSDNEVSSVMEYHSFLWEKVKNKNNTYRKEITKNIIRALIFEMYSIFETHIPEKRFRSRKEELFESFLLSVSRYFIKERSVTFYADQLFLTPKHLSRVIKEVSGRSAGEWIDEQVILEAKARLKNFSLTVQEISDQLGFPNQSFFGKYFKRHVGMSPSDYRKK; this is encoded by the coding sequence ATGGAACAATTTGAGAATAAAGAAATACAGCGATGGGACCTTACAACACTTGAACGGTTTCCTGAGGCAGATTATATTGAGAATGATTTTGCAATTTTTAATAATGTTAATAATGTTCCTATTTTTGATTATCCCACTCGGATTGATCTAACTGTACTGGCTATTACTTTGAGCGGACATGCCAGAGTAGGGCTTAATCTGAAAGATTATAATCTGAAAAAAAATGATATGATTATACTTACTTATGATCAGATAGTACAACTTCATGAGAATAGCGATGATTTTACAGGCCTGTTTTTTGCGTTATCTCGTTCTTTTACAGATGAAATCGTGGTAGCTCTTGAAAGAATCGTGCCTATATTTCTTTATATTAAAGACCATCCTTGTACAGAATTAAGTGATAATGAAGTCTCATCGGTTATGGAATACCACTCTTTTTTGTGGGAAAAGGTGAAAAACAAGAATAATACATATCGTAAGGAGATAACAAAAAATATAATTCGCGCTCTGATATTTGAGATGTATAGCATTTTTGAAACTCATATACCGGAAAAGAGATTTAGATCCCGAAAAGAAGAACTTTTTGAATCGTTTCTACTGTCTGTCAGTAGATACTTTATAAAAGAAAGAAGTGTGACTTTTTATGCTGACCAGCTTTTCCTTACTCCCAAACATCTTTCAAGGGTTATAAAAGAGGTTAGCGGACGTTCGGCAGGAGAGTGGATTGACGAACAGGTTATTTTGGAAGCTAAAGCCAGATTAAAAAACTTTTCTCTGACTGTACAGGAAATATCAGATCAGCTGGGATTCCCTAACCAGTCTTTTTTTGGTAAATATTTTAAGCGGCACGTAGGTATGTCGCCAAGTGATTATCGTAAGAAATAA